One window of Scylla paramamosain isolate STU-SP2022 chromosome 47, ASM3559412v1, whole genome shotgun sequence genomic DNA carries:
- the LOC135094830 gene encoding trichohyalin-like isoform X1: MNKQGEDSDNKHNDKNNNFIEKEKKMPRKCKKKRKMILVDEREPVGELPPPFPPRNIKVKDEDDMRDFYDIKKEIGRGRFGTVYLVEDKKTRQKFAAKFVNTRRNQDRANVEREVEIMKTLNADSAHPRLIQLYDAYDMEKEMCLVLEIVDGGELFERVINDDFVLTERACTVFVKQICEGVEFIHSKNILHLDMKPENILCLSREGNRVKICDFGLARKYDPRKKLQVLFGTPEFVAPEVVNFEPIGFGTDMWSIGVICYVLLSGLSPFMGHNYVETMTNVTHNKYDFDDEAFDCVSDEAKEFIQKLLVLDKSMRPTPAQCLRSSWLRSPPPPQYHPLSRRFPSSASNSEDEEEEDEEEESESESSEDDDDEEEEEVIKVEQMITNRVDKEEETEKYSVRRRRRKQEEEEEKARKRNEADEEERKRKEMEAKRKELERQIEEKKKKIAEEEERCKRMKEEEEKAKRKKEEEEVRRKKEEEEARRKEEEERRRQQEEAKRKEEEERRKKEREEEERKKKKEEEARRKREEEARKKKKEEEARRRQREEEEEVRRKELEAEKKRKEEEEIKRRAEEEKRRKEEEDKKTKEAEEKRRREAEEKRRKEAEEKKMKEAERKKREAEEKKKTEERRKKEEEEKKRKEAEKRREAEEKKKEMEEKKRKEAEEKKRKEVEEKRKAKERKRGGGGRAEHEGELERSKAQLRDFVARWNSHPNSPYVVVAEDVPRGLEGAKGSSGASLTSVAAQPPSDLNHEDLDDEEEAAAAGEDEEFIHYTISAPLKGPASPPQVARCLEARLNLLQRQDGTEDGKSGEKTSGRRKGRSGGRGSGRGEKRRSSSRSPSSGVLHDTEEAETIIKQILSSDHRSAYEEYQRMVGAMDGSGHLQRPEVVALQQEEGGTRRRSRTDSTSRRSRRQPSRDVPGEDRPPSREGNRSPRSPSPPPPLQGRAPQPLPDGADSEGGAPGVARSDRGAAGRGRRRGAPVLAGRARGVTAQESQWHPAFRAGPQGVRRARG, encoded by the exons AAGATGCCGCGAAAatgcaagaagaaaaga AAGATGATCTTAGTGGACGAAAGGGAGCCGGTGGGGG AGCTCCCGCCGCCCTTCCCGCCTCGCAACATTAAGGTCAAGGATGAAGACGATATGAGAGATTTCTACGACAttaagaaggaaataggaag GGGTCGCTTCGGCACAGTGTATCTGGTGGAGGACAAGAAAACACGGCAAAAATTCGCAGCTAAATTTGTAAACACACGGAGGAACCAGGACCGAGCGAACGTGGAGCGGGAGGTGGAGATCATGAAGACTTTAAATGCTGACTCCGCCCACCCCAGACTGATTCAACTGTATGATGCGTACGACATGGAGAAGGAGATGTGCTTGGTGCTGGAAAT CGTGGACGGAGGGGAGCTGTTCGAACGAGTGATAAACGATGACTTTGTGCTGACGGAGAGAGCGTGTACCGTGTTTGTGAAGCAGATATGTGAGGGAGTTGAGTTTATTCACTCCAAGAACATACTTCACCTTGACATGAAG CCTGAGAACATTCTGTGCCTGTCGAGGGAAGGGAACAGGGTCAAGATCTGCGACTTCGGCCTGGCCAGGAAGTACGACCCAAGGAAGAAACTGCAGGTGTTATTCGGCACCCCTGAGTTTGTAGCGCCCGAGGTCGTCAACTTTGAGCCCATTGGATTCGGTACTGACATGTGGAGCATCGGTGTCATCTGTTATGTACT gtTGTCGGGCCTCTCCCCCTTCATGGGTCACAACTACGTAGAAACGATGACCAACGTGACCCACAACAAGTACGATTTTGATGATGAGGCGTTTGACTGTGTGAGTGACGAGGCCAAGGAGTTCATTCAGAAGCTGCTGGTGCTGGataagag catGCGCCCAACCCCCGCTCAGTGCCTCCGATCTTCATGGCTAcgctccccccctcctccccaataCCACCCCCTCTCCCGccgcttcccttcctccgcctccaactcggaagacgaagaggaagaagacgaggaagaggagagtgagagtgagagtagcgaagatgatgatgatgaggaagaggaggaggtgataaaagTTGAACAAATGATAACAAACAGagtagataaagaagaagagacggagaaatatagtgtaaggaggaggaggaggaaacaggaggaggaggaagagaaggcgaggaagaggaatgaagctgatgaagaggagaggaagaggaaggagatggaagcgAAGAGAAAGGAACTAGAAAGACAaattgaagagaagaagaagaagattgcggaagaagaagaaagatgcaagcgaatgaaagaggaagaggagaaggcgaagaggaagaaggaagaggaagaagtgaggaggaaaaaagaagaggaagaagcacgaagaaaggaagaggaggagaggagaagacagCAGGAAGAGgccaagaggaaggaagaagaggagagaagaaagaaagagagagaggaggaagaaagaaagaagaagaaggaagaggaagcaagaagaaaacgggaggaagaggcgaggaagaagaaaaaggaagaggaggcaaggagaagacaaagggaagaggaagaggaggtaagaagaaaggaattggaagccgaaaaaaagagaaaagaggaagaggaaataaagagaagagccgaggaggagaaaagaagaaaggaagaggaggacaagaagacgaaagaggcggaagagaagagaagaagagaagcagaggaaaagaggagaaaggaggctgaggagaagaaaatgaaggaggctgagagaaagaagagagaggcggaggaaaagaagaagactgaagaaaggaggaagaaggaagaggaagagaagaagagaaaagaagcggagaagaggagagaagcagaagagaagaagaaagaaatggaagagaagaagagaaaagaggcagaggagaagaagaggaaggaggtggaggagaagaggaaggccaaggagaggaagcgaggcggcggcgggcggGCGGAGCATGAAGGAGAGCTGGAGCGAAGCAAGGCACAGCTGCGGGATTTCGTGGCTCGCTGGAACTCTCACCCGAACTCACCCTACGTGGTGGTGGCCGAGGACGTCCCGCGGGGCCTGGAGGGGGCCAAGGGTTCCTCAGGGGCGTCCCTCACCTCCGTGGCCGCGCAGCCCCCCAGCGACCTCAACCACGAGGACctggacgacgaggaggaggcggccGCGGCGGGCGAGGACGAGGAGTTCATCCACTACACTATTTCGGCGCCCCTCAAGGGTCCCGCCTCGCCCCCGCAGGTGGCGCGCTGCCTGGAGGCCAGACTCAACCTGCTGCAGCGCCAGGACGGCACGGAGGACGGGAAGAGTGGTGAGAAGACCAGCGGGAGGCGTAAAGGCAGGAGCGGTGGGCGGGGCAGCGGGCGCGGCGAGAAACGCAGGTCGTCGTCGCGGTCGCCGAGCTCCGGCGTGCTGCATGACACGGAGGAGGCGGAGACCATCATCAAGCAGATCCTCAGCTCAGACCACCGCAGCGCATACGAGGAGTACCAGCGCATGGTGGGCGCCATGGATGGCAGCGGCCACCTGCAGCGCCCCGAGGTGGTGGCgctgcagcaggaggagggaggcaccaGGCGCAGATCCAGGACAGACTCTACATCCAGACGTTCCCGCCGGCAGCCTTCCAGGGACGTGCCCGGCGAGGACAGGCCACCCTCCAGAGAGGGAAACCGCTCCCCCCGCTCCCCCAGCCCACCGCCGCCCCTCCAGGGACGTGCCCCTCAGCCCCTCCCAGATGGAGCGGATAGCGAGGGCGGCGCCCCAGGCGTGGCCAGATCTGATCGTGGCGCCGCAGGACGAGGCAGACGAAGAGGTGCGCCAGTTCTCGCTGGACGTGCCCGTGGCGTCACTGCACAAGAGTCCCAGTGGCACCCTGCGTTCCGTGCCGGGCCTCAAGGTGTCCGCCGAGCCCGAGGCTGa
- the LOC135094830 gene encoding trichohyalin-like isoform X2, with amino-acid sequence MNKQGEDSDNKHNDKNNNFIEKEKKMILVDEREPVGELPPPFPPRNIKVKDEDDMRDFYDIKKEIGRGRFGTVYLVEDKKTRQKFAAKFVNTRRNQDRANVEREVEIMKTLNADSAHPRLIQLYDAYDMEKEMCLVLEIVDGGELFERVINDDFVLTERACTVFVKQICEGVEFIHSKNILHLDMKPENILCLSREGNRVKICDFGLARKYDPRKKLQVLFGTPEFVAPEVVNFEPIGFGTDMWSIGVICYVLLSGLSPFMGHNYVETMTNVTHNKYDFDDEAFDCVSDEAKEFIQKLLVLDKSMRPTPAQCLRSSWLRSPPPPQYHPLSRRFPSSASNSEDEEEEDEEEESESESSEDDDDEEEEEVIKVEQMITNRVDKEEETEKYSVRRRRRKQEEEEEKARKRNEADEEERKRKEMEAKRKELERQIEEKKKKIAEEEERCKRMKEEEEKAKRKKEEEEVRRKKEEEEARRKEEEERRRQQEEAKRKEEEERRKKEREEEERKKKKEEEARRKREEEARKKKKEEEARRRQREEEEEVRRKELEAEKKRKEEEEIKRRAEEEKRRKEEEDKKTKEAEEKRRREAEEKRRKEAEEKKMKEAERKKREAEEKKKTEERRKKEEEEKKRKEAEKRREAEEKKKEMEEKKRKEAEEKKRKEVEEKRKAKERKRGGGGRAEHEGELERSKAQLRDFVARWNSHPNSPYVVVAEDVPRGLEGAKGSSGASLTSVAAQPPSDLNHEDLDDEEEAAAAGEDEEFIHYTISAPLKGPASPPQVARCLEARLNLLQRQDGTEDGKSGEKTSGRRKGRSGGRGSGRGEKRRSSSRSPSSGVLHDTEEAETIIKQILSSDHRSAYEEYQRMVGAMDGSGHLQRPEVVALQQEEGGTRRRSRTDSTSRRSRRQPSRDVPGEDRPPSREGNRSPRSPSPPPPLQGRAPQPLPDGADSEGGAPGVARSDRGAAGRGRRRGAPVLAGRARGVTAQESQWHPAFRAGPQGVRRARG; translated from the exons AAGATGATCTTAGTGGACGAAAGGGAGCCGGTGGGGG AGCTCCCGCCGCCCTTCCCGCCTCGCAACATTAAGGTCAAGGATGAAGACGATATGAGAGATTTCTACGACAttaagaaggaaataggaag GGGTCGCTTCGGCACAGTGTATCTGGTGGAGGACAAGAAAACACGGCAAAAATTCGCAGCTAAATTTGTAAACACACGGAGGAACCAGGACCGAGCGAACGTGGAGCGGGAGGTGGAGATCATGAAGACTTTAAATGCTGACTCCGCCCACCCCAGACTGATTCAACTGTATGATGCGTACGACATGGAGAAGGAGATGTGCTTGGTGCTGGAAAT CGTGGACGGAGGGGAGCTGTTCGAACGAGTGATAAACGATGACTTTGTGCTGACGGAGAGAGCGTGTACCGTGTTTGTGAAGCAGATATGTGAGGGAGTTGAGTTTATTCACTCCAAGAACATACTTCACCTTGACATGAAG CCTGAGAACATTCTGTGCCTGTCGAGGGAAGGGAACAGGGTCAAGATCTGCGACTTCGGCCTGGCCAGGAAGTACGACCCAAGGAAGAAACTGCAGGTGTTATTCGGCACCCCTGAGTTTGTAGCGCCCGAGGTCGTCAACTTTGAGCCCATTGGATTCGGTACTGACATGTGGAGCATCGGTGTCATCTGTTATGTACT gtTGTCGGGCCTCTCCCCCTTCATGGGTCACAACTACGTAGAAACGATGACCAACGTGACCCACAACAAGTACGATTTTGATGATGAGGCGTTTGACTGTGTGAGTGACGAGGCCAAGGAGTTCATTCAGAAGCTGCTGGTGCTGGataagag catGCGCCCAACCCCCGCTCAGTGCCTCCGATCTTCATGGCTAcgctccccccctcctccccaataCCACCCCCTCTCCCGccgcttcccttcctccgcctccaactcggaagacgaagaggaagaagacgaggaagaggagagtgagagtgagagtagcgaagatgatgatgatgaggaagaggaggaggtgataaaagTTGAACAAATGATAACAAACAGagtagataaagaagaagagacggagaaatatagtgtaaggaggaggaggaggaaacaggaggaggaggaagagaaggcgaggaagaggaatgaagctgatgaagaggagaggaagaggaaggagatggaagcgAAGAGAAAGGAACTAGAAAGACAaattgaagagaagaagaagaagattgcggaagaagaagaaagatgcaagcgaatgaaagaggaagaggagaaggcgaagaggaagaaggaagaggaagaagtgaggaggaaaaaagaagaggaagaagcacgaagaaaggaagaggaggagaggagaagacagCAGGAAGAGgccaagaggaaggaagaagaggagagaagaaagaaagagagagaggaggaagaaagaaagaagaagaaggaagaggaagcaagaagaaaacgggaggaagaggcgaggaagaagaaaaaggaagaggaggcaaggagaagacaaagggaagaggaagaggaggtaagaagaaaggaattggaagccgaaaaaaagagaaaagaggaagaggaaataaagagaagagccgaggaggagaaaagaagaaaggaagaggaggacaagaagacgaaagaggcggaagagaagagaagaagagaagcagaggaaaagaggagaaaggaggctgaggagaagaaaatgaaggaggctgagagaaagaagagagaggcggaggaaaagaagaagactgaagaaaggaggaagaaggaagaggaagagaagaagagaaaagaagcggagaagaggagagaagcagaagagaagaagaaagaaatggaagagaagaagagaaaagaggcagaggagaagaagaggaaggaggtggaggagaagaggaaggccaaggagaggaagcgaggcggcggcgggcggGCGGAGCATGAAGGAGAGCTGGAGCGAAGCAAGGCACAGCTGCGGGATTTCGTGGCTCGCTGGAACTCTCACCCGAACTCACCCTACGTGGTGGTGGCCGAGGACGTCCCGCGGGGCCTGGAGGGGGCCAAGGGTTCCTCAGGGGCGTCCCTCACCTCCGTGGCCGCGCAGCCCCCCAGCGACCTCAACCACGAGGACctggacgacgaggaggaggcggccGCGGCGGGCGAGGACGAGGAGTTCATCCACTACACTATTTCGGCGCCCCTCAAGGGTCCCGCCTCGCCCCCGCAGGTGGCGCGCTGCCTGGAGGCCAGACTCAACCTGCTGCAGCGCCAGGACGGCACGGAGGACGGGAAGAGTGGTGAGAAGACCAGCGGGAGGCGTAAAGGCAGGAGCGGTGGGCGGGGCAGCGGGCGCGGCGAGAAACGCAGGTCGTCGTCGCGGTCGCCGAGCTCCGGCGTGCTGCATGACACGGAGGAGGCGGAGACCATCATCAAGCAGATCCTCAGCTCAGACCACCGCAGCGCATACGAGGAGTACCAGCGCATGGTGGGCGCCATGGATGGCAGCGGCCACCTGCAGCGCCCCGAGGTGGTGGCgctgcagcaggaggagggaggcaccaGGCGCAGATCCAGGACAGACTCTACATCCAGACGTTCCCGCCGGCAGCCTTCCAGGGACGTGCCCGGCGAGGACAGGCCACCCTCCAGAGAGGGAAACCGCTCCCCCCGCTCCCCCAGCCCACCGCCGCCCCTCCAGGGACGTGCCCCTCAGCCCCTCCCAGATGGAGCGGATAGCGAGGGCGGCGCCCCAGGCGTGGCCAGATCTGATCGTGGCGCCGCAGGACGAGGCAGACGAAGAGGTGCGCCAGTTCTCGCTGGACGTGCCCGTGGCGTCACTGCACAAGAGTCCCAGTGGCACCCTGCGTTCCGTGCCGGGCCTCAAGGTGTCCGCCGAGCCCGAGGCTGa
- the LOC135094830 gene encoding trichohyalin-like isoform X3, with protein sequence MNKQGEDSDNKHNDKNNNFIEKEKMILVDEREPVGELPPPFPPRNIKVKDEDDMRDFYDIKKEIGRGRFGTVYLVEDKKTRQKFAAKFVNTRRNQDRANVEREVEIMKTLNADSAHPRLIQLYDAYDMEKEMCLVLEIVDGGELFERVINDDFVLTERACTVFVKQICEGVEFIHSKNILHLDMKPENILCLSREGNRVKICDFGLARKYDPRKKLQVLFGTPEFVAPEVVNFEPIGFGTDMWSIGVICYVLLSGLSPFMGHNYVETMTNVTHNKYDFDDEAFDCVSDEAKEFIQKLLVLDKSMRPTPAQCLRSSWLRSPPPPQYHPLSRRFPSSASNSEDEEEEDEEEESESESSEDDDDEEEEEVIKVEQMITNRVDKEEETEKYSVRRRRRKQEEEEEKARKRNEADEEERKRKEMEAKRKELERQIEEKKKKIAEEEERCKRMKEEEEKAKRKKEEEEVRRKKEEEEARRKEEEERRRQQEEAKRKEEEERRKKEREEEERKKKKEEEARRKREEEARKKKKEEEARRRQREEEEEVRRKELEAEKKRKEEEEIKRRAEEEKRRKEEEDKKTKEAEEKRRREAEEKRRKEAEEKKMKEAERKKREAEEKKKTEERRKKEEEEKKRKEAEKRREAEEKKKEMEEKKRKEAEEKKRKEVEEKRKAKERKRGGGGRAEHEGELERSKAQLRDFVARWNSHPNSPYVVVAEDVPRGLEGAKGSSGASLTSVAAQPPSDLNHEDLDDEEEAAAAGEDEEFIHYTISAPLKGPASPPQVARCLEARLNLLQRQDGTEDGKSGEKTSGRRKGRSGGRGSGRGEKRRSSSRSPSSGVLHDTEEAETIIKQILSSDHRSAYEEYQRMVGAMDGSGHLQRPEVVALQQEEGGTRRRSRTDSTSRRSRRQPSRDVPGEDRPPSREGNRSPRSPSPPPPLQGRAPQPLPDGADSEGGAPGVARSDRGAAGRGRRRGAPVLAGRARGVTAQESQWHPAFRAGPQGVRRARG encoded by the exons ATGATCTTAGTGGACGAAAGGGAGCCGGTGGGGG AGCTCCCGCCGCCCTTCCCGCCTCGCAACATTAAGGTCAAGGATGAAGACGATATGAGAGATTTCTACGACAttaagaaggaaataggaag GGGTCGCTTCGGCACAGTGTATCTGGTGGAGGACAAGAAAACACGGCAAAAATTCGCAGCTAAATTTGTAAACACACGGAGGAACCAGGACCGAGCGAACGTGGAGCGGGAGGTGGAGATCATGAAGACTTTAAATGCTGACTCCGCCCACCCCAGACTGATTCAACTGTATGATGCGTACGACATGGAGAAGGAGATGTGCTTGGTGCTGGAAAT CGTGGACGGAGGGGAGCTGTTCGAACGAGTGATAAACGATGACTTTGTGCTGACGGAGAGAGCGTGTACCGTGTTTGTGAAGCAGATATGTGAGGGAGTTGAGTTTATTCACTCCAAGAACATACTTCACCTTGACATGAAG CCTGAGAACATTCTGTGCCTGTCGAGGGAAGGGAACAGGGTCAAGATCTGCGACTTCGGCCTGGCCAGGAAGTACGACCCAAGGAAGAAACTGCAGGTGTTATTCGGCACCCCTGAGTTTGTAGCGCCCGAGGTCGTCAACTTTGAGCCCATTGGATTCGGTACTGACATGTGGAGCATCGGTGTCATCTGTTATGTACT gtTGTCGGGCCTCTCCCCCTTCATGGGTCACAACTACGTAGAAACGATGACCAACGTGACCCACAACAAGTACGATTTTGATGATGAGGCGTTTGACTGTGTGAGTGACGAGGCCAAGGAGTTCATTCAGAAGCTGCTGGTGCTGGataagag catGCGCCCAACCCCCGCTCAGTGCCTCCGATCTTCATGGCTAcgctccccccctcctccccaataCCACCCCCTCTCCCGccgcttcccttcctccgcctccaactcggaagacgaagaggaagaagacgaggaagaggagagtgagagtgagagtagcgaagatgatgatgatgaggaagaggaggaggtgataaaagTTGAACAAATGATAACAAACAGagtagataaagaagaagagacggagaaatatagtgtaaggaggaggaggaggaaacaggaggaggaggaagagaaggcgaggaagaggaatgaagctgatgaagaggagaggaagaggaaggagatggaagcgAAGAGAAAGGAACTAGAAAGACAaattgaagagaagaagaagaagattgcggaagaagaagaaagatgcaagcgaatgaaagaggaagaggagaaggcgaagaggaagaaggaagaggaagaagtgaggaggaaaaaagaagaggaagaagcacgaagaaaggaagaggaggagaggagaagacagCAGGAAGAGgccaagaggaaggaagaagaggagagaagaaagaaagagagagaggaggaagaaagaaagaagaagaaggaagaggaagcaagaagaaaacgggaggaagaggcgaggaagaagaaaaaggaagaggaggcaaggagaagacaaagggaagaggaagaggaggtaagaagaaaggaattggaagccgaaaaaaagagaaaagaggaagaggaaataaagagaagagccgaggaggagaaaagaagaaaggaagaggaggacaagaagacgaaagaggcggaagagaagagaagaagagaagcagaggaaaagaggagaaaggaggctgaggagaagaaaatgaaggaggctgagagaaagaagagagaggcggaggaaaagaagaagactgaagaaaggaggaagaaggaagaggaagagaagaagagaaaagaagcggagaagaggagagaagcagaagagaagaagaaagaaatggaagagaagaagagaaaagaggcagaggagaagaagaggaaggaggtggaggagaagaggaaggccaaggagaggaagcgaggcggcggcgggcggGCGGAGCATGAAGGAGAGCTGGAGCGAAGCAAGGCACAGCTGCGGGATTTCGTGGCTCGCTGGAACTCTCACCCGAACTCACCCTACGTGGTGGTGGCCGAGGACGTCCCGCGGGGCCTGGAGGGGGCCAAGGGTTCCTCAGGGGCGTCCCTCACCTCCGTGGCCGCGCAGCCCCCCAGCGACCTCAACCACGAGGACctggacgacgaggaggaggcggccGCGGCGGGCGAGGACGAGGAGTTCATCCACTACACTATTTCGGCGCCCCTCAAGGGTCCCGCCTCGCCCCCGCAGGTGGCGCGCTGCCTGGAGGCCAGACTCAACCTGCTGCAGCGCCAGGACGGCACGGAGGACGGGAAGAGTGGTGAGAAGACCAGCGGGAGGCGTAAAGGCAGGAGCGGTGGGCGGGGCAGCGGGCGCGGCGAGAAACGCAGGTCGTCGTCGCGGTCGCCGAGCTCCGGCGTGCTGCATGACACGGAGGAGGCGGAGACCATCATCAAGCAGATCCTCAGCTCAGACCACCGCAGCGCATACGAGGAGTACCAGCGCATGGTGGGCGCCATGGATGGCAGCGGCCACCTGCAGCGCCCCGAGGTGGTGGCgctgcagcaggaggagggaggcaccaGGCGCAGATCCAGGACAGACTCTACATCCAGACGTTCCCGCCGGCAGCCTTCCAGGGACGTGCCCGGCGAGGACAGGCCACCCTCCAGAGAGGGAAACCGCTCCCCCCGCTCCCCCAGCCCACCGCCGCCCCTCCAGGGACGTGCCCCTCAGCCCCTCCCAGATGGAGCGGATAGCGAGGGCGGCGCCCCAGGCGTGGCCAGATCTGATCGTGGCGCCGCAGGACGAGGCAGACGAAGAGGTGCGCCAGTTCTCGCTGGACGTGCCCGTGGCGTCACTGCACAAGAGTCCCAGTGGCACCCTGCGTTCCGTGCCGGGCCTCAAGGTGTCCGCCGAGCCCGAGGCTGa